In Tachysurus vachellii isolate PV-2020 chromosome 12, HZAU_Pvac_v1, whole genome shotgun sequence, the following are encoded in one genomic region:
- the mvk gene encoding LOW QUALITY PROTEIN: mevalonate kinase (The sequence of the model RefSeq protein was modified relative to this genomic sequence to represent the inferred CDS: inserted 1 base in 1 codon), whose amino-acid sequence MLCVQECFISAPGKSILHGEHAVVHGKVALAVSLNLRTYLWLQVTSSSEVSISLPNIDTFLCWNTSVLKPLLSHCTGVGECRSSTELDTELVRKLSVFTAVSDGSTDTKSMAVLAFLYTYLCVFSQSEILPGLKVCVWSELPTGAGLGSSAAYSVCVSAALLTARGTIRSPLTQSQETARWSDEELEMINNWAFQGEXDGNPSGVDNAVGTWGGFLRYHAGKITPLNRVPTLRILLTNTKVPRSTKLLVSRVKDRITQYPSVLIPVLESVDAVSHICERTLAEMATEGASAKHYSTLEDLIDINQQHLNVMGVGHTSLNTLCQVTLAHGLHSKLTGAGGGGCAITLLTPETEERVVRDVIEELKQVGFDCWETSIGALGVLMHSPTSVPHNILQILTKY is encoded by the exons atgttgtgtgttcaggagtgttttatttcagctcCAGGGAAATCCATCCTGCACGGAGAGCATGCTGTAGTACACGGGAAG GTGGCGTTGGCTGTGAGCTTGAATCTGCGCACGTATCTGTGGCTGCAGGTCACGTCTTCATCTGAAGTGTCCATCAGTCTCCCGAACATTGACACCTTCCTGTGCTGGAACACCAGTGTGCTGAAACCACTGCTGTCTCACTGTACAG gtgtaggtGAGTGTAGAAGCTCCACAGAGCTGGACACTGAGCTCGTGAGGAAGCTGAGTGTATTTACAGCCGTCTCTGATGGATCCACAGACACCAAGAGCATGGCGGTGCTGGCCTTCCTCTAcacctacctgtgtgtgttctcccaGTCAGA AATCCTGCCCGgtctgaaggtgtgtgtgtggtctgaacTGCCTACAGGAGCAGGTTTGGGATCCAGTGCTgcgtacagtgtgtgtgtctctgctgcCCTGCTCACTGCAAGAGGAACCATCAGATCTCCTCTTACACAGAGCCAGGAGACAGCCag atggAGTGATGAGGAGCTGGAGATGATCAATAACTGGGCATTTCAGGGTG ACGATGGCAACCCATCAGGAGTAGATAACGCAGTGGGGACGTGGG GAGGCTTTCTGCGCTACCATGCTGGGAAAATTACTCCACTCAACAG aGTACCCACACTGAGGATCCTCCTCACCAACACTAAAGTACCACGCAGCACCAAACTCCTGGTTTCTCGAGTGAAGGACAGAATTACCCAG TACCCGTCTGTGTTGATCCCTGTGCTGGAGTCGGTGGATGCCGTGTCTCATATCTGTGAGCGTACACTAGCTGAGATGGCTACAGAGGGAGCTTCAGCCAAACACTACAGCACACTAGAG GATTTAATAGATATCAATCAGCAGCACCTGAACGTGATGGGCGTCGGTCACACGTCTCTGAACACGCTGTGCCAGGTCACACTCGCACATGGCCTCCACAGCAAACTGAccggagcaggaggaggaggctgtgccatcacactcctcacaccag AGACAGAGGAGCGTGTGGTGCGAGACGTGATTGAGGAGCTGAAGCAGGTCGGATTTGACTGCTGGGAGACGAGTATTGGAGCGCTGGGTGTCCTGATGCACTCACCCACTTCAGTGCCACACAACATCCTCCAGATCCTCACCAAATACTGa